Proteins encoded together in one Oceanobacillus iheyensis HTE831 window:
- a CDS encoding sigma-70 family RNA polymerase sigma factor translates to MKKNQLEEIYIKFAPSVFQYAYQLSKSKQVAEDLTQETFLQATIHLHTFKDESVRSWLFRVTRNAYIDEWRKKVKRQHIWFHKLLPQKEILSPYGLPEQELLGKEISQNITQLLQFLPENYRTVIYLREFEEFSYHEIMQTTELSENQVKVTLFRARKRLQQLVIKKGWYNERME, encoded by the coding sequence ATGAAGAAAAACCAATTAGAAGAAATCTATATTAAATTTGCCCCCTCTGTTTTCCAATATGCTTATCAACTTTCAAAATCAAAACAAGTCGCTGAAGACCTTACTCAAGAGACATTTCTTCAAGCAACTATTCACCTCCACACATTTAAAGATGAAAGTGTTCGAAGTTGGCTGTTTCGCGTTACTCGAAACGCCTATATTGATGAATGGAGAAAAAAAGTTAAAAGGCAGCATATTTGGTTTCATAAGCTACTACCACAAAAAGAAATATTAAGCCCATACGGACTCCCCGAACAAGAATTATTAGGAAAAGAAATTTCTCAGAATATTACACAGCTACTGCAGTTTCTCCCGGAAAATTACCGTACTGTGATCTATTTACGAGAATTTGAAGAATTTTCTTATCACGAAATTATGCAAACGACAGAGTTAAGTGAAAACCAAGTCAAGGTAACCCTGTTTCGTGCAAGAAAGAGATTACAACAATTAGTAATCAAGAAAGGATGGTACAATGAAAGAATGGAATAA